In the Gossypium raimondii isolate GPD5lz chromosome 9, ASM2569854v1, whole genome shotgun sequence genome, one interval contains:
- the LOC105797558 gene encoding uncharacterized protein LOC105797558 encodes MPESCDTHPLMKEIPDMFHPYITHVQDVRGDGNCGFRAISVCLGYGEDQWLYVRHQLVDELLTSYDVYARVFTDGIDELCNSLCFSQLLAPAEHWMVMPMTGVLIANRFGVILNYLTKRCDKTFFPLWRGPKHFQYHHAITIAHVYDTHNVMVQLEGDYPMPTISAYWIRHRAPSTAEWQTMYMSRLEFYRQLKPCNLKTPVITIEDYC; translated from the coding sequence AATCATGTGACACTCATCCACTAATGAAAGAAATTCCAGATATGTTCCACCCTTACATCACACATGTACAAGATGTCAGGGGTGATGGAAATTGCGGATTCCGAGCAATATCTGTTTGTCTTGGTTATGGCGAAGATCAATGGCTCTATGTTCGACATCAACTGGTAGACGAGTTATTGACTTCATATGATGTCTATGCTAGAGTTTTCACTGATGGAATCGATGAATTATGCAATTCATTGTGTTTCTCACAATTGCTTGCACCAGCAGAACACTGGATGGTTATGCCTATGACAGGTGTCCTGATTGCCAACAGGTTTGGGGTGATCCTCAATTATTTAACCAAGCGATGTGACAAAACTTTCTTTCCTCTTTGGAGAGGTCCGAAACATTTTCAATACCATCATGCTATTACAATTGCACATGTATATGATACTCATAATGTGATGGTACAATTAGAAGGAGACTACCCAATGCCTACCATTTCGGCTTATTGGATTCGCCATAGAGCCCCGTCTACAGCTGAATGGCAAACCATGTATATGTCACGTCTGGAATTTTATAGACAACTAAAACCTTGTAATCTCAAAACACCTGTTATAACTATAGAAGATTATTGttga